From Saccharibacillus brassicae:
TTAATCGTGACGGAAGCGGATCAGGGCAGTATCGGCGTGCTGAATATCTCCGATATCGGCCGGACTTCGCTGATCCAAAGCGTGAGCTTCAAATCGCTGTCCAAAGACGCGGAAGTGACGAGCGTCGCGGTGACGCCGGACGGCAAATACGCGCTGGCCGCCGTGCGCGGCGGCGATACGATGCAGCTTGCGAATCCCGGCTTCCTGGCCATCGTTGACCTGAAAACGTACCGGATCGCCAAGACGTACCCGCTCGGTATCGGACCGGATTCGATCGCCGTTTCGCCGGACGGCACCTATGCCGTGATCGCGATCGAGGACGAAGAACTCGATCCCAAGACGGACGAATTCGATTATCCGAACGCCAAGCGGCCGGGCAGCATATCCGTGCTGGAATTCGCCGGCGGCGACGCGCTGAGCGGTACGCTGACCGATCTGCCGGTCGACCTGAGCGCCGTGCCGGGCACCGTCTATCCGCACGAACCCCAGCCGGAGTACGTCGCGATCGATCCAGGCGGCAAGCTGGCCGCAGTAACGCTGCAGGAAAACAACGCCGTCGCTCTGGTCGACCTCGCCGCCAAAAAAGTGACGAAAGTGTTCGCTCTCGGCACGACCCGGCATGCCGCCGATCTCGAAGACGACGGCGTCGTCTCGTTCTCCGGCACGCTGACCGGACGTTTCGAGCCGGACGGCATCGCCTTCACGCCGGACGGGCGGCATCTCATTACCGCCAACGAAGGCGATCTCGGCAGCAACGAGTTCAAAGACGGCGTAAGCGCCGGCGGTCGGGGCATCGCCGTATGGGACCTCGACGGCAAGCTGGTCTACGACAGCTTGAATCGGGTCGATGCAGCCGCGGCTGCGGCCGGCCTCTACCCCGACGACCGCAGCGGGAAAAAAGGCAGCGAGGTGGAAAACCTCACAACGTCCATCGTGAACGGACGTTCCCTGCTCGCCGTCGCCGCGGAACGCGCGGACGCCGTCCTCTTTTTCGATATCGCGGACGCCGCGAAGCCGAAATATCTGGGCCTGATCCCGACCGCCGGCAAATCGCCGGAAGGCATCCACCGCGTCAGCGGCCGCGACCTGTTCGTCAGCGCCGACGAAAGCACCGGCACGATCAGCTTCTACGCGCCGACCGGCCGCTGAGCGGTGCGGTCGGGAGCGGTTGGCCGCTAAGCGGATCGATCAGTTGCTGAGCGGGGCGGTTGGTCGCGGAGCGGGGCGGTCAGTCGCTGAGCGGGGCGGTTGGACGCTGAGCGGAGCGGTCGGACGCGGAGCGGGGCGGTCAGTCGCTGAGCGGGGCGGTTGGACGCGGAGCGGAACGGTCAGTCGCTGAGCGGCGCGGTTGGACGCTGAGCGGAGCGTTCAGTCGCTGAGCGGGGCGGTCGGCGGGCCGTGGAACCCGGCATGGTGGCGGCGAGGCGTTGAATTTTGCGGAGACGAACTCGCTATGCGACGCCCTGCCCTGTCGCAACGAATGCACGATACCGCACCGCGTCAACGCGAACCGCGATCATCGCGAAAAAGCCGGAGTCCCTTTTGAGGGACTCCGGCTTTTTGAACATGTTCGCCTTTTTCGGCATGGATACGCAAACTTCAGGCAGCTAATCGGTTCCAAGCGGCTCCGTTCCCGCTTGGCTGCGTCCGATTTCAACGACTCCGTTTCCATTTCGGCGCCTTCATCCCGATTCACGGACGTTCGAAAGCCGGTTTGGCGAAGAAGTATGAAGGTTGAGGTAATCCGGCTGCATCTGCATCTGCGAAAACCTTTCGCATTTCCAAGGTACAGCCGTATCAACGGATTGAGTTCACTTGTTTTCGCCAACTGGCCATTTGGAGCACGAATAACTCTACAAATGCACCTGTTTCCACCAACACGCAGCCGGCGCCACAAATAACTGCACAGATACACTTATTTTCGCCAACACACGGCCGGCCTTACCCATAACTGCGCAGATGCAGTTATTTTCGCGAAAAATGGGGGGTTCCGTGTCTGGTTGCCAAAATAACTGCTCTCAGGACGTTATTTCGCATTATACGGACAATTCGGGCAAAATAACTGTTCTCACGCAGTTATTCGCGAGAAAACAGACGAAAGTATGAAGTTTGGCGTACGGCGGGCATGCTCAAGTGTTCAGGCCGGCCGGCGCCCAAACG
This genomic window contains:
- a CDS encoding choice-of-anchor I domain-containing protein, which encodes MKRKRRTPTLSRKIRRFLLGVGTLTLASGVLTLSAGELRAAEADTPVQLRTAVQNMLGTAEWNAAAGRVDIRSAGVAAALKLGGTSMTLNGQSIKLDAAPYAEKGRVYVSPATLKALQGAAAAAQNRTGFALSASFQMPSGKAEIAASTPDGQRLIVTEADQGSIGVLNISDIGRTSLIQSVSFKSLSKDAEVTSVAVTPDGKYALAAVRGGDTMQLANPGFLAIVDLKTYRIAKTYPLGIGPDSIAVSPDGTYAVIAIEDEELDPKTDEFDYPNAKRPGSISVLEFAGGDALSGTLTDLPVDLSAVPGTVYPHEPQPEYVAIDPGGKLAAVTLQENNAVALVDLAAKKVTKVFALGTTRHAADLEDDGVVSFSGTLTGRFEPDGIAFTPDGRHLITANEGDLGSNEFKDGVSAGGRGIAVWDLDGKLVYDSLNRVDAAAAAAGLYPDDRSGKKGSEVENLTTSIVNGRSLLAVAAERADAVLFFDIADAAKPKYLGLIPTAGKSPEGIHRVSGRDLFVSADESTGTISFYAPTGR